Proteins from a genomic interval of Paenibacillus lentus:
- a CDS encoding ArsR/SmtB family transcription factor — protein MIYIKDLMSGIDIFKALGSEIRIQILELLANNQSLNLNDLANKLNLSNGAITMHIRKLEESGLIEINTTVGKHGIQKICYLNKDKLMVDLRSKDVENLYEVEIQVGHYSDYQAVPTCGLATKDSIIGDFDDPRYFADPQRIDSEIIWLADGFLEYRIPNYLKPNQTFREIQFSMELSSEAPGFNDNYPSDIYFYVNGIEIGSWTSPGDFGDARGTFNPDWWPPHLNQYGMLKLIRINHEGSFIDGCRISDVTIDQIQLDYKSELTFRIAVTDKPVNKRGLTIYGKHFGNYSQDLLARVLYDVHEIENKESRASKESKQADEAEKVAIKE, from the coding sequence ATGATCTATATTAAAGATCTAATGAGTGGGATCGATATATTCAAGGCTTTAGGCTCGGAAATTCGAATTCAGATTCTCGAGCTGTTAGCAAACAATCAGTCCTTGAATCTGAATGATCTGGCTAACAAGCTTAATTTGAGCAACGGGGCTATCACGATGCATATTCGGAAGCTCGAGGAAAGCGGGCTTATTGAAATCAATACGACGGTAGGCAAGCACGGAATTCAGAAAATTTGTTATTTGAACAAAGATAAGCTGATGGTCGATCTACGCAGCAAGGATGTCGAAAATTTATATGAAGTCGAAATTCAGGTTGGGCACTACAGTGATTACCAGGCAGTTCCTACCTGTGGATTAGCGACCAAAGACAGCATTATCGGCGACTTTGACGACCCTCGCTATTTCGCCGATCCGCAGCGCATCGATTCAGAAATCATTTGGCTTGCTGACGGATTCCTGGAATACCGGATTCCTAATTATTTGAAGCCGAATCAAACGTTCCGTGAAATTCAATTCTCAATGGAGCTGAGCTCGGAAGCACCTGGTTTCAACGATAATTATCCATCCGACATCTATTTCTATGTCAATGGAATCGAAATCGGTTCCTGGACAAGTCCAGGCGATTTTGGTGATGCACGGGGAACCTTCAACCCTGACTGGTGGCCGCCCCATTTGAATCAGTACGGCATGTTAAAGCTGATCCGTATCAATCACGAAGGCAGCTTCATTGACGGATGCCGTATTTCAGATGTTACGATCGACCAGATCCAGTTGGATTACAAGAGCGAGCTGACCTTCAGAATCGCAGTCACCGACAAGCCGGTCAACAAAAGAGGGTTAACCATTTACGGCAAGCATTTCGGCAACTACAGTCAGGACTTGCTCGCGCGGGTGCTGTACGATGTGCACGAAATCGAAAACAAAGAATCAAGGGCCAGCAAAGAGAGCAAGCAAGCAGACGAGGCGGAAAAGGTCGCGATAAAGGAGTAA
- a CDS encoding substrate-binding domain-containing protein, whose product MKKIWIVYLLLIGFFLLYVLDYRSQSQLNEQWKTAGLRGEIDEKYVMVTFQMGIDYWKSSLKGFEDAAQALNVSVEYRGSTQRDIHEQITVLEQIIAKRPAGIAISAIHPVDLTETINKAVDAGIPVVLFDSDAPGSKAYSFLGTNNYSSGVRAAQKMAELTNESGQVAVVTTPNQQNHQERTDGFLATIQRDYPEMKVVAVKNGKGDQIYSRQSAEEILQDYPDIAGIFATEANGGIGVAEAVRENGRDQRPKIISFDTDKGTLDLVKNGDISATMAQGTWNMGYWSLQFLFSLGHDRNTAQIAGMPPVPEQVDTGITVVTRHNVDDYYAK is encoded by the coding sequence GTGAAAAAGATTTGGATCGTATACTTACTACTGATCGGCTTTTTCCTGCTGTATGTGTTGGATTACAGATCTCAAAGTCAGCTTAATGAACAGTGGAAGACCGCTGGCTTGCGCGGCGAAATCGATGAGAAATATGTGATGGTCACCTTTCAAATGGGGATCGATTATTGGAAAAGCAGCTTAAAGGGCTTTGAGGATGCGGCACAGGCGCTCAATGTATCCGTGGAATACCGTGGCTCGACGCAGCGTGACATCCATGAGCAGATCACCGTGCTGGAGCAAATCATCGCCAAAAGGCCTGCCGGCATCGCAATTTCAGCCATACACCCTGTCGACTTGACGGAAACGATCAATAAGGCGGTCGATGCCGGTATTCCTGTCGTCCTCTTCGATTCCGACGCCCCTGGAAGCAAAGCTTATTCTTTTCTAGGCACAAATAATTATTCCTCCGGGGTCCGGGCAGCGCAAAAAATGGCGGAGCTGACGAACGAAAGCGGTCAAGTCGCCGTCGTCACGACACCGAACCAACAGAACCACCAGGAAAGAACCGACGGATTTCTAGCGACGATTCAGAGGGATTATCCTGAAATGAAAGTCGTTGCCGTAAAAAATGGCAAAGGGGATCAAATTTACTCCAGACAATCGGCAGAGGAAATTTTGCAGGACTATCCCGATATCGCCGGCATTTTTGCCACGGAAGCGAATGGCGGTATCGGTGTAGCTGAGGCTGTACGAGAAAATGGCCGAGATCAGCGGCCAAAAATTATTAGCTTCGACACCGACAAAGGCACGCTGGATCTCGTGAAGAACGGGGATATTTCCGCTACTATGGCCCAGGGCACCTGGAATATGGGTTATTGGTCGCTCCAGTTCCTCTTCTCCCTGGGACATGATCGGAACACCGCGCAAATCGCAGGCATGCCCCCCGTTCCCGAACAAGTGGATACCGGAATTACCGTAGTGACGCGGCATAATGTGGATGACTACTATGCGAAATAA
- a CDS encoding cache domain-containing sensor histidine kinase: MRNNFKSAGIRHLSFNNLPIRYKLIIHFLLISILPSIGLGFLIHWTVDRVLDRQVTNNTLQLIGKVNESLETYVENLQNMTFLVAFNPDVQRFLESDRELGSLQESAQEEDHYDIRKFLQGFTTLHSEVAGIMIVNSDGKYISNEMYARTESDLTRESWYQEAVRNKGIFKIVGHPNERNVTNHVNYKNSEVVSAVRAILDPDTQQVKGVVLIDLKLRVIAETAQDVRLGKTGYLTVIDSNGELIYAPSDPYIEHIPLEWLNKDSSGTHSHQADGRKLQFIYRVSPFTNWTTVGVFATEDSILEIREIRFYVVSFVFVVCLLGMTASFYLAHSISRPIGQLMSFMQKAQSGDLTIRYWGDRSDEIGLLGRRFNEMLLQINRLISLTERQEQQKREAELSSLQAHIKPHFLYNTLDTIHWVARRKGAVDIAEMAESLSKLFRIGLSKGNVIIPLSDEIEHIRSYLQIQHVRYQNKLDYVLMVDPAVQELSVLKLILQPIVENAIYHGIKERRGPGLIEVEAKEQGSNLVMTIRDNGKGMTEEQLSKLHRALEQVVSSEAEPGAGRSPREDWANQTAGAVRRGQETKGYGILNVQARLRLTFGDKYGLSLASTLGEGTVVTVTHPLIRDEYNLNGVDR; the protein is encoded by the coding sequence ATGCGAAATAATTTTAAGTCAGCGGGAATACGTCACTTGTCATTTAATAACTTACCGATTCGCTATAAGCTAATCATCCACTTTTTGCTGATCAGCATCCTTCCGTCAATCGGCCTCGGGTTCCTTATTCACTGGACGGTGGATCGTGTTCTGGATCGCCAGGTTACGAACAACACGCTACAGCTCATCGGTAAGGTCAATGAATCGTTGGAAACGTATGTGGAAAATTTGCAGAACATGACATTCCTTGTTGCCTTCAATCCTGATGTCCAGCGTTTTCTGGAGTCCGATCGCGAACTGGGTTCCTTGCAAGAGTCTGCCCAGGAGGAAGATCATTACGATATCCGCAAATTCCTGCAGGGTTTCACGACGCTTCACTCAGAAGTCGCCGGTATCATGATCGTCAACAGCGACGGCAAATATATCAGCAACGAAATGTATGCACGGACGGAGAGCGACTTAACTCGCGAGTCTTGGTACCAGGAAGCCGTCCGCAATAAAGGGATATTCAAAATCGTCGGCCATCCGAACGAACGCAATGTCACAAATCATGTCAACTATAAGAACAGTGAGGTCGTTTCGGCGGTAAGAGCGATCCTTGATCCCGATACGCAGCAGGTAAAAGGGGTCGTCCTGATCGATCTGAAGCTGAGAGTCATTGCGGAAACGGCACAGGACGTCCGACTTGGAAAAACAGGCTACCTTACGGTCATCGACAGCAACGGCGAGCTCATCTACGCTCCTTCCGACCCGTACATTGAGCATATTCCACTGGAATGGCTGAATAAAGATAGCTCGGGCACGCATTCCCATCAGGCCGACGGACGTAAGCTGCAGTTCATCTATCGGGTATCCCCGTTCACAAATTGGACGACGGTCGGCGTGTTCGCTACCGAGGATTCGATTTTAGAGATACGGGAAATACGCTTCTATGTCGTCAGCTTCGTGTTTGTCGTCTGCCTTCTTGGGATGACAGCCTCCTTCTACCTGGCTCATTCGATCTCCAGACCGATCGGGCAATTGATGTCCTTTATGCAAAAGGCACAATCTGGAGATTTAACAATCCGATATTGGGGCGATCGTTCGGATGAAATCGGCTTGCTGGGCCGCCGTTTCAATGAAATGCTCCTGCAGATCAATCGGCTCATTTCCTTGACCGAACGGCAGGAACAACAAAAGCGCGAGGCCGAGTTAAGCAGCCTTCAAGCGCATATTAAACCCCATTTTCTATACAATACGCTGGATACGATTCACTGGGTGGCCCGCCGCAAAGGCGCCGTAGATATCGCCGAAATGGCGGAGTCGCTTTCAAAGCTGTTCCGAATCGGACTAAGTAAGGGTAATGTCATCATCCCATTATCCGATGAAATCGAGCATATTCGCAGTTATTTACAAATCCAGCATGTGCGATATCAGAATAAATTAGATTATGTGCTGATGGTCGATCCGGCGGTTCAGGAGCTTAGCGTGCTGAAGCTGATCCTTCAGCCAATCGTGGAAAATGCCATTTATCATGGAATTAAAGAACGCCGCGGGCCGGGATTGATTGAAGTTGAAGCTAAGGAACAAGGAAGTAATTTAGTGATGACGATTCGCGATAACGGCAAAGGCATGACAGAAGAACAGCTCTCGAAGCTTCATCGCGCTCTGGAACAGGTGGTTAGCTCCGAAGCTGAGCCTGGTGCCGGTAGATCTCCTCGGGAGGATTGGGCGAATCAAACGGCCGGAGCCGTGAGGCGGGGGCAAGAGACAAAGGGATACGGCATCTTGAATGTTCAGGCCCGCCTGCGACTTACCTTCGGCGACAAGTATGGTCTGAGCCTCGCCAGTACGTTAGGCGAGGGAACTGTGGTAACGGTAACCCACCCGCTTATACGGGACGAGTACAATCTAAATGGAGTTGATCGTTGA